In Melitaea cinxia chromosome 11, ilMelCinx1.1, whole genome shotgun sequence, a genomic segment contains:
- the LOC123657602 gene encoding uncharacterized protein LOC123657602 encodes MDSLCGRCQESVHDGVMCNSCAQSFHFACGGITEQGYRKLGDRKFHWRCSTCKPSNKATGKTTASPGSLTPQRSLTLENVMQELDKINLKLSPLQSLAADVDLIKKDIAQFKVVEESLTNKIKLLEQKVQIVENFKDELSSLKSRVGALEEDMHTNEQWLRTNNVEIKGVPQKATENLFDIVGKIGNLVMYPVARQNINFVTRIPSRGRASNAKSILVSFINKYSKEDFVAAARQKSFTPADIGLQGSQKIYVNDHLTTRNKQLLTKAKALARENNIQYVWVKHAKIFTRKNSTSPVIPIMKESDLEKIGANLNNSGFDLN; translated from the coding sequence ATGGATTCTCTTTGCGGTCGTTGCCAAGAATCAGTACATGATGGTGTGATGTGTAATTCATGTGCACAGAGCTTTCATTTTGCTTGTGGCGGGATTACTGAACAAGGATACCGAAAGCTTGGTGATCGTAAATTTCATTGGCGATGTTCCACTTGCAAGCCATCTAATAAAGCAACAGGTAAGACTACTGCTTCACCTGGTTCGCTAACACCTCAACGCTCTCTAACCCTTGAGAACGTCATGCAGGAGTTAGATAAGATCAACCTCAAACTATCACCCCTTCAAAGTTTGGCTGCTGATGTTGATTTAATCAAGAAGGACATCGCACAGTTCAAAGTGGTTGAGGAAAGTCTtaccaacaaaataaaattgcttgAACAGAAGGTGCAGATAGTGGAAAACTTCAAAGATGAGCTAAGTTCGCTTAAGTCACGAGTGGGAGCACTTGAAGAAGACATGCATACTAATGAACAATGGCTCCGAACAAATAATGTCGAAATCAAGGGTGTACCACAAAAGGCGACGGAAAATCTCTTTGACATTGTCGGAAAAATTGGAAACCTAGTAATGTATCCAGTTGCGAGGCAGAATATCAATTTTGTAACTAGGATTCCATCACGAGGCAGAGCATCAAACGCCAAATCTATCTTGGTGTCTTTCATTAATAAGTATAGTAAAGAGGATTTTGTGGCAGCGGCTCGACAAAAATCGTTTACTCCTGCTGATATCGGATTGCAGGGGTCACAGAAAATATATGTCAACGATCATCTGACTACTCGTAATAAGCAATTGCTGACAAAAGCTAAAGCACTCGCAAGAGAAAATAATATACAGTATGTCTGGGTTAAGCATGCTAAAATCTTCACCAGAAAGAACTCCACGTCTCCAGTGATACCCATCATGAAGGAAAGTGACCTTGAAAAAATCGGTGCTAACCTAAATAATTCAGGATTTGATTTAAACTAG